A stretch of the Veillonella parvula DSM 2008 genome encodes the following:
- a CDS encoding FAD-dependent oxidoreductase: MAINRNETFDVIVVGAGPAGSAAALRLAEQRVKVLLIERGTAPGAKNMMGGRIYTHSLERLVPDFRDRAPLERKVTKERISIGTGNEMTTIEYSYQDGEPNEESYVVLRAKFDKWLAEEAEKKGALLVSNVQVTELITEGEGKRRRVIGVRCHDDEVYAKLVIIAEGSNTLLLEQAGLTGPTDPRTMAVGVKEVYKLKKEDLENRLMLSGDEGMAWLTLGDMTDGLLGGGFIYTNKDSLSVGMVVGLEDIGKANKSVDDMLIAFTNHPRIAPLLKNGQLKEHSAHLVPEGGFKALPKLGGNGYVIVGDAARMCMNLGYTIRGMDLAIESGMCAADAVNVALRDENMERVAKLYERQIKNSWLYKDMKLYKNMPAFLASNPRIFKEYPALVNHVMRDVFTVNGDGAVPMMKKLMGSVSDVGLVTLIRDAWKGVRSL, encoded by the coding sequence ATGGCAATTAATCGCAATGAAACATTTGATGTTATCGTTGTTGGCGCAGGGCCAGCGGGTTCTGCGGCAGCATTACGCTTAGCGGAGCAGAGGGTAAAAGTTTTACTTATCGAACGCGGTACCGCACCAGGTGCTAAGAATATGATGGGGGGACGCATCTACACACATTCTTTGGAACGTCTTGTACCGGACTTTAGAGACCGTGCGCCGCTGGAACGAAAGGTGACAAAAGAGCGCATTTCTATTGGTACAGGCAATGAAATGACCACTATCGAGTACAGTTACCAAGATGGTGAACCTAATGAAGAATCCTACGTAGTATTGCGTGCTAAATTTGATAAATGGTTAGCAGAAGAGGCGGAGAAAAAAGGTGCTCTTCTCGTATCTAATGTACAGGTAACAGAGCTTATTACCGAAGGTGAAGGAAAACGTCGCCGTGTAATAGGGGTTCGCTGTCACGATGACGAAGTATATGCAAAACTAGTTATCATCGCAGAAGGTTCTAACACATTATTATTGGAACAGGCTGGTCTTACAGGTCCTACAGATCCAAGAACAATGGCTGTAGGGGTGAAAGAAGTATATAAACTCAAAAAAGAAGATCTTGAAAATCGCCTCATGCTATCTGGCGATGAGGGGATGGCGTGGCTTACTTTGGGCGATATGACCGATGGTCTATTGGGTGGTGGCTTTATTTATACGAATAAAGACAGTCTTTCTGTAGGTATGGTTGTAGGCCTTGAAGATATCGGCAAAGCCAATAAATCTGTAGATGACATGTTGATAGCTTTCACCAATCATCCAAGAATCGCACCATTATTAAAAAATGGCCAATTGAAGGAGCATAGTGCGCATCTCGTGCCAGAAGGCGGATTTAAAGCGTTGCCTAAGTTGGGCGGTAATGGGTATGTTATCGTCGGTGATGCAGCGCGTATGTGTATGAACTTGGGGTATACCATTCGTGGTATGGATCTTGCCATCGAATCTGGCATGTGTGCAGCCGATGCAGTTAATGTAGCATTGCGCGATGAAAACATGGAGCGCGTTGCTAAATTGTATGAACGTCAAATCAAGAATTCTTGGTTGTATAAGGATATGAAGCTTTATAAAAATATGCCTGCCTTCCTCGCATCAAACCCTCGCATATTCAAAGAGTATCCAGCTCTTGTGAATCATGTGATGCGCGATGTATTCACTGTAAATGGTGATGGTGCAGTCCCAATGATGAAGAAATTGATGGGTAGTGTAAGTGACGTTGGTTTAGTTACCTTGATTCGTGATGCTTGGAAAGGGGTGCGTTCCCTATGA
- a CDS encoding ArsR/SmtB family transcription factor: MDPLKILKALSNPHRLDIILWLKHPEKEFGVQVHSNTLIDFPHSVSVKSIQKRCGVSQSSISTFMSILENAELVESRKIDQYTYFRRNEKVIHEFGEWYNKEVSIQSDHIDKLLETVILGDTSYPATEENSMPSEQLAVEIRTKGPHHDEESK, from the coding sequence ATGGACCCGTTAAAAATCTTGAAAGCATTATCAAATCCGCATCGGTTAGATATTATATTGTGGCTAAAACACCCAGAGAAAGAATTCGGTGTACAAGTACACTCTAATACTCTTATCGATTTCCCTCATAGTGTGAGCGTTAAGAGTATCCAAAAGCGCTGCGGTGTATCGCAATCTTCTATTTCTACATTTATGAGCATCTTAGAGAATGCTGAACTTGTGGAATCGCGCAAAATCGACCAATATACCTATTTTCGTCGCAACGAAAAGGTTATTCACGAATTTGGCGAATGGTACAACAAAGAAGTATCCATCCAGTCTGATCACATCGACAAACTATTAGAAACGGTCATCTTAGGAGACACTTCATACCCGGCAACTGAGGAGAACTCAATGCCTAGCGAGCAACTGGCAGTCGAAATACGTACTAAGGGACCACATCATGATGAAGAAAGTAAATAA
- a CDS encoding pyridoxal phosphate-dependent aminotransferase, producing MKQPELSPYMMARKPSGIRLGQIKFLERKNPPILVNGSIGNVMRPMHPAMQRRLFDLGGVNSPFHNGIVPYVPTTGTDECREAFLHILRSQGFDTTGLDVLVTDGASMAMEIIMLGVCGGAGEEERPLLMFNPSYTNYDAVGLRIGRKTVTVERELNENGEFELPSVETVEKRIIDTKPGALLIIPYDNPTGQLFSKETLIEYTKLCVKHNLWIISDEAYRELAYEKGKETSSIWALTDKDVPGIEGRRISLETASKVWNACGLRIGAIITDNKLCYEKSVAEYTANLSANTLGQYIFGALKHESYAQLHNWYEQQRDYYRQMIFELHKGFKEVEPDFIVSRPEASIYFVIDVRKVAKPGFDGVEFASWCAEHGAVSLDDGKEYTLLMAPLNGFYSGKNGDNNPGKTQLRVSFCENPDLLRLAPELLSKLFRAYEAQRNV from the coding sequence ATGAAACAACCAGAATTATCGCCGTATATGATGGCTCGGAAGCCGTCTGGCATTCGCCTAGGACAAATTAAATTCTTGGAACGTAAGAACCCGCCTATCTTGGTGAATGGTTCTATTGGCAATGTAATGCGTCCTATGCATCCCGCCATGCAGCGTAGGTTGTTTGATTTGGGCGGTGTCAATAGCCCGTTCCATAATGGCATTGTGCCATATGTACCAACTACGGGCACTGATGAGTGCCGTGAAGCGTTTCTCCACATTTTGCGCAGTCAAGGTTTTGATACGACAGGCCTCGATGTGCTTGTAACAGATGGGGCATCCATGGCGATGGAAATCATCATGCTTGGCGTATGTGGTGGCGCCGGCGAAGAGGAACGCCCTCTATTGATGTTCAACCCTTCTTATACAAACTATGACGCAGTAGGTCTTCGCATTGGTCGTAAAACGGTTACTGTAGAACGGGAGCTCAATGAAAATGGTGAGTTTGAATTGCCGTCTGTGGAGACTGTAGAGAAGCGCATTATCGATACGAAACCAGGTGCTTTACTCATCATTCCTTACGACAATCCGACTGGTCAATTGTTTAGCAAAGAAACGCTTATTGAATATACTAAATTGTGCGTAAAACATAATTTATGGATTATCTCTGACGAAGCGTACCGTGAATTGGCTTATGAAAAAGGAAAAGAAACATCTAGCATTTGGGCCTTAACCGATAAAGATGTGCCTGGCATCGAAGGCCGCCGTATCAGCCTTGAAACGGCCAGTAAGGTTTGGAATGCGTGCGGACTTCGCATTGGAGCTATCATTACAGATAATAAATTATGTTATGAAAAATCTGTTGCGGAATATACGGCAAATCTTAGCGCTAATACATTGGGCCAATATATTTTTGGTGCTTTGAAGCATGAGTCCTATGCACAGTTGCACAACTGGTATGAGCAACAACGCGACTATTATCGTCAAATGATCTTTGAACTCCATAAAGGCTTTAAAGAGGTAGAACCGGACTTCATTGTGTCTCGCCCTGAAGCGTCTATTTACTTTGTAATCGACGTGAGAAAGGTTGCAAAACCTGGCTTTGATGGTGTAGAATTTGCTTCTTGGTGTGCTGAACACGGTGCAGTAAGCCTTGATGATGGCAAGGAATATACACTCCTCATGGCGCCACTCAATGGCTTCTATAGCGGTAAAAATGGCGATAATAACCCTGGTAAAACACAGTTGCGCGTATCTTTCTGTGAAAACCCAGATTTATTGCGCTTGGCTCCTGAATTATTATCTAAATTATTCAGAGCTTACGAAGCACAACGAAATGTATAA
- a CDS encoding ABC transporter substrate-binding protein, translating into MKQRISIICTILMMVLLVVGCGPTQTGTTGTTHQVTDGTGVAVTVPNEPKRIVPVAASTEDIVLSLVDPSRVAAVGTVPNNVPDESAKVEKHVKATAESMLSVQPDLVLVPNWMSPDAIGEMRNMQIPVYVYKTPTTVEEAKAVIHEIAGLLHASDEKMIASMDADLRTVEELANKHTGERPLVAFYTQFGLTGGKGSTFDDMTKYLKVTNAAAQLGLGPFDNGTREDLIKANPDIIIIPSVAYTSDGTTPATAEQLYSDPALQGVKAIANRRVFFVDSSQVMTYSQFMTRAMVSMAQNIYSK; encoded by the coding sequence ATGAAACAAAGAATATCTATTATATGTACCATATTAATGATGGTACTTCTGGTGGTCGGCTGTGGTCCTACGCAGACGGGGACTACGGGCACCACACATCAAGTTACGGATGGTACAGGGGTAGCCGTTACGGTGCCTAACGAGCCGAAGCGCATCGTTCCCGTCGCTGCGAGCACAGAGGATATCGTGTTATCTTTGGTTGATCCGAGCCGAGTGGCAGCTGTTGGCACGGTACCTAACAATGTGCCTGACGAGTCTGCCAAGGTTGAGAAACATGTGAAAGCAACTGCTGAATCCATGCTATCTGTACAACCTGATTTAGTGTTAGTTCCAAACTGGATGTCTCCAGATGCGATTGGGGAAATGCGAAATATGCAAATTCCTGTTTACGTCTATAAGACTCCGACTACGGTAGAGGAAGCAAAAGCAGTTATCCATGAAATTGCTGGACTTTTACATGCTTCTGATGAAAAGATGATTGCTAGTATGGATGCAGATTTGAGAACTGTCGAAGAATTAGCAAATAAACATACCGGTGAACGCCCTTTAGTGGCATTTTATACGCAATTTGGTTTAACCGGCGGCAAGGGATCAACCTTTGATGATATGACTAAATATCTGAAGGTTACCAATGCGGCGGCTCAATTAGGCTTAGGACCTTTTGATAATGGGACGCGAGAGGATTTAATTAAAGCGAATCCGGATATTATTATCATCCCATCGGTGGCCTATACTTCTGATGGTACTACGCCAGCAACGGCAGAACAACTCTATTCTGATCCTGCTTTGCAAGGGGTTAAGGCCATCGCCAATCGCCGTGTGTTCTTCGTAGATTCATCGCAGGTCATGACTTATTCCCAATTTATGACCCGCGCAATGGTTTCTATGGCACAAAATATATATAGCAAGTAA
- the cobN gene encoding cobaltochelatase subunit CobN, with product MSRLMYISNLGKQIQYIEKAVATYPELIQGEVDICNMKKPPLWDGDFESRLRAADVVLVTNMGVGLDSPFLERLERWLYAHHPKYWIDVVEPKKTDILYRNIDEDKRIRLESYRRTSGIMNYVRLINGAFSTKPISEWEEPDRIPWQAIMGRAGNIYETYDEFMDAEGNPDWPSIAVYFYRDEWIMGDIYYQQALFEEIYKYQYNPIIFYGQYGSNPRVGIPNMKLSMNHLFGKDIFPFDVLINTCKFSFQSLGAQTLEELKLQDVPIVQGYTIYMDEKSWAENPQGVTPLDVNLSISQPELDGVIQGGVVACQTFDERGHYVYLPVKERIAAVVQRAIKWSKLRYIPVSERKITIVLHNYPPKNSNIGSAAGLDTPESVLRLLEQMKEEGYTIDSVPDTSADLMDIVTSHMTNDRSMLTDELLASAEGRLSSKDYKAYFETLPADTQQAMVTSWGEAPGDVFVYDDEVIIPGFSNGNLWITVQPPRGFGENVSAIYHDPCLPPPHQYLAFYHWVRNVFEADAVIHVGTHGSLEWLPGKGAGLSASCYPEIGISSLPNIYPYWTTIIGEGIQAKRRSSACLVGHLSPPMTTAGLYDEFEELEALLDEHSHFEQEHPESVADIGEVIREKALACHLIDEEKGPTMVVDDIITEVHEKLSDLKHMQMRNGLHILGQGPEGTDLEEFITAIIRTPQGDIASGLETLAAELGHDWSYLEEHAGEINDDGIRNSVIIDRIWQELRAFVSNIIHKPDYKAPQSLEPLVDAIVREYIPKLGQTQNELSSISKALQGTYVEPGPGGAPSSGQVDVLPTGRNFYGLDERALPTKIAYQLGIELADQVMADYILNEQRYPETIGIILWASSNSRSHGQCLGEFLYLLGVRPKWQSNGRISGLEVISLDELQRPRIDVMGRISGLIRDMMPTAISWLDKAVEMVAELDESLEDNYVKKHIHDDVDWLVEQGEDPMLATKKARLRIFGDPPQAYGTGVGALIEGKNWESLSDIAQVYSKWSSFHLHEDIPQDMRLFQRRLTTMDVTIKNEDNRETHILSADDYYSYHGGLIAAVRNAKGSAPRAYVGDSTDRSRVVMRSLSDEFRRVVQGETQNPKFIQAMMNHGYKGASDMSNVVSHSFGWDVTSDVVPNWVYEGYANKYALDKVVQDWMRNVNPWALQRIAEILLEAAQRGYWDAAPDMLEELQSLYISMEGVIEGR from the coding sequence ATGAGTCGACTCATGTATATTTCTAACTTAGGAAAACAAATCCAATATATAGAAAAGGCCGTTGCTACCTACCCTGAATTGATACAAGGCGAGGTGGATATTTGCAATATGAAAAAGCCTCCTCTCTGGGACGGTGATTTTGAAAGTCGCCTTCGTGCTGCCGATGTAGTACTCGTAACAAACATGGGGGTTGGCTTAGACTCGCCATTCTTAGAACGCCTTGAACGATGGCTATATGCGCATCATCCAAAATACTGGATCGATGTGGTAGAACCTAAGAAAACGGATATTCTGTATCGTAATATAGATGAGGATAAACGGATTCGTCTTGAAAGTTATCGTCGTACTAGTGGCATCATGAACTATGTGCGGCTCATTAACGGTGCTTTCAGTACAAAACCAATTTCTGAATGGGAAGAACCTGACCGAATTCCGTGGCAAGCCATTATGGGGCGAGCAGGCAATATCTACGAGACCTATGATGAGTTTATGGATGCCGAAGGAAACCCTGATTGGCCGTCCATTGCGGTGTACTTTTACCGTGACGAGTGGATTATGGGGGATATTTATTATCAACAGGCCTTATTTGAAGAAATTTATAAATATCAGTACAATCCGATTATTTTTTATGGGCAATACGGTTCGAATCCTCGCGTAGGCATTCCGAATATGAAATTGTCCATGAACCATCTTTTTGGGAAGGATATATTCCCCTTTGACGTGCTTATCAATACTTGTAAATTCTCCTTCCAGTCCTTAGGGGCTCAAACCTTGGAGGAGTTAAAATTACAGGACGTACCTATCGTTCAGGGGTATACCATATACATGGATGAGAAATCCTGGGCTGAGAATCCACAAGGAGTTACGCCGTTAGATGTGAATTTATCCATATCACAGCCTGAGTTAGATGGCGTTATTCAAGGCGGTGTAGTGGCTTGTCAGACCTTTGATGAGCGTGGTCACTATGTGTATTTACCTGTGAAAGAGCGCATTGCGGCCGTCGTTCAGCGAGCTATTAAATGGTCTAAGTTGCGGTATATTCCTGTATCTGAGCGAAAGATAACCATTGTTTTACACAACTATCCGCCTAAGAATTCTAATATTGGTTCTGCAGCAGGCCTTGATACGCCTGAGTCGGTGCTACGATTATTAGAACAGATGAAAGAGGAAGGTTATACGATAGATTCTGTGCCTGATACGAGTGCAGATTTAATGGACATTGTTACATCCCACATGACAAACGACCGCTCCATGCTTACCGATGAGTTGCTAGCTTCGGCTGAAGGTCGCTTGAGCAGTAAGGATTACAAAGCATACTTTGAAACACTGCCAGCAGATACGCAACAAGCTATGGTTACATCTTGGGGGGAGGCCCCAGGAGATGTATTTGTCTACGATGATGAAGTCATCATTCCAGGTTTTTCAAATGGCAATCTGTGGATTACGGTGCAACCACCGCGCGGCTTCGGAGAGAATGTATCTGCTATTTATCACGATCCTTGCTTACCTCCACCGCATCAATATTTGGCGTTCTACCACTGGGTTCGGAATGTCTTTGAAGCGGATGCGGTTATTCATGTAGGCACACATGGCTCCTTAGAATGGCTACCAGGTAAGGGGGCTGGTCTCAGTGCTAGCTGTTATCCTGAAATCGGCATCTCTAGTTTGCCAAATATTTACCCGTACTGGACAACCATCATTGGAGAAGGCATACAGGCTAAGCGGCGTAGTTCAGCCTGTTTAGTGGGCCACTTGTCGCCACCGATGACGACGGCGGGGCTCTACGATGAATTTGAAGAGCTAGAAGCTTTACTAGATGAGCATAGTCATTTTGAACAGGAGCATCCTGAGAGTGTAGCTGACATAGGCGAAGTGATTCGCGAAAAGGCCCTGGCCTGTCATCTTATCGATGAAGAAAAGGGACCTACTATGGTGGTGGACGATATAATTACAGAAGTTCACGAAAAGCTAAGCGATTTGAAACATATGCAAATGCGCAATGGTTTACATATATTGGGTCAAGGCCCTGAGGGGACAGATTTAGAAGAATTTATTACCGCTATCATACGGACCCCTCAAGGAGATATTGCATCAGGTCTTGAAACGCTAGCCGCTGAGTTAGGGCATGATTGGTCGTATCTAGAGGAACATGCTGGCGAAATCAATGATGACGGAATTCGTAATAGTGTGATTATCGATAGAATTTGGCAGGAATTACGAGCGTTTGTGTCTAATATTATACATAAACCAGATTATAAGGCGCCTCAAAGTTTAGAGCCTTTGGTAGATGCCATAGTTCGTGAGTATATACCTAAATTAGGTCAAACCCAAAATGAGCTCAGCTCTATCTCTAAAGCGTTACAAGGAACCTATGTCGAACCTGGTCCCGGTGGAGCCCCATCGAGTGGTCAAGTCGATGTATTACCTACGGGTCGTAACTTTTATGGTTTAGATGAAAGAGCCTTGCCGACAAAGATAGCCTACCAATTAGGTATAGAGCTTGCAGATCAAGTTATGGCTGATTATATTTTAAATGAACAGCGCTATCCCGAGACGATAGGGATTATCTTATGGGCTAGTAGCAATTCTAGAAGTCATGGTCAGTGTTTAGGTGAATTCCTCTACTTGTTGGGGGTTCGTCCTAAATGGCAATCTAACGGTCGTATTTCAGGTCTCGAGGTCATTTCGCTAGATGAATTACAACGCCCTCGTATCGACGTGATGGGCCGCATCAGTGGTCTTATTCGAGATATGATGCCTACTGCCATTAGTTGGCTCGACAAGGCCGTTGAAATGGTAGCAGAATTAGATGAGTCCTTGGAAGACAACTACGTGAAAAAGCATATTCATGATGATGTGGATTGGCTTGTTGAACAAGGTGAAGATCCTATGCTAGCCACTAAAAAGGCGCGCCTTCGTATCTTTGGCGACCCACCACAAGCCTATGGCACGGGTGTGGGTGCCCTGATTGAAGGGAAAAATTGGGAGTCCTTAAGCGACATTGCACAAGTTTACAGCAAGTGGAGTAGCTTTCACCTGCATGAGGACATTCCTCAGGATATGAGGCTATTCCAACGGCGATTAACTACGATGGATGTAACCATTAAGAACGAAGATAATCGGGAAACGCACATTTTGAGTGCTGATGATTATTACAGCTATCATGGTGGTCTCATTGCGGCGGTGCGAAATGCAAAAGGTAGTGCCCCTCGTGCCTATGTGGGGGATAGTACAGATCGCAGCCGCGTCGTGATGCGGTCCTTATCGGATGAGTTTCGCCGTGTTGTACAAGGGGAAACGCAGAATCCGAAATTCATTCAGGCCATGATGAACCATGGCTATAAAGGGGCATCGGATATGTCTAATGTGGTTTCTCATAGTTTTGGCTGGGATGTTACCAGTGATGTGGTGCCTAACTGGGTTTATGAGGGGTATGCTAACAAATATGCCTTAGACAAAGTGGTGCAAGACTGGATGCGCAATGTAAACCCTTGGGCCTTACAGCGCATTGCAGAAATTTTGTTAGAAGCCGCTCAACGTGGCTATTGGGATGCAGCTCCAGATATGCTAGAGGAATTGCAGTCTCTATATATTTCAATGGAAGGTGTTATAGAAGGTCGTTAA
- a CDS encoding TonB-dependent receptor plug domain-containing protein encodes MKVSRMQRLSMYVGLALVFGSTLSAPNVLAVEAGDAKEAHTIVVTATRSEQQLSEVPASVGVVTGDDIRERHATNMNEALNIVPGVDINTYGGGVGYTNSNAFRINGSDQVLYLVDGINMGAAGVNPPMTILKDMSSIDRIEVQRGAGSTLYGSGAIGGVVNVITAKPEQVVQTKLRVMGGSNDLEQYAITNEGSKKDWYWRVGVQKDIIGSYKDGHGVRIPQHGNSHTASFMVGNTINDKNDVKISYDTYRGDVMYSDHLGALNHIRYGNEANDSLRAIWNNKISNRWSHQLYLMNNHYKTTYDGYLTDVKTRGIGDQITYKAKDHTVVGGFDWRQDKVVNMGGVKLTNASYFIQDEWKFAPKWTVTPGIRVDHHSAFGTHTSPSISLGYDVNEKTNVYAAYKEYFLAPTPYQLFDGFNGNRNLKPETGHEFDLGVHHKFGKTWNGNLSFFSRSTKDKIGWVMTDPANFTGQYRNFDTEKARGINADVRKQLTNHLSARLGYTYTHIDATPTRKANRDGYVPKHAVNAGLDYNDAKWDAHLDIRGIINRPGTADNVFPRKTYWLADISANYRVRENVTVFGRINNIFDTYYAEQSSVRWGNPGDWWPGQGRNFRLGVEVTI; translated from the coding sequence ATGAAAGTATCAAGAATGCAACGATTATCCATGTACGTAGGATTAGCCCTCGTATTTGGTAGCACTTTAAGTGCTCCTAATGTATTAGCTGTTGAAGCTGGTGATGCGAAAGAAGCGCATACCATTGTTGTTACCGCAACTCGTAGTGAACAACAACTTTCAGAAGTGCCAGCAAGTGTAGGCGTAGTAACAGGTGACGATATTCGTGAGCGCCATGCTACGAATATGAACGAAGCCTTGAACATCGTACCGGGCGTAGATATTAATACGTATGGTGGTGGCGTAGGTTACACGAACTCCAATGCATTCCGCATCAATGGGTCTGACCAAGTATTGTATTTGGTAGATGGCATCAATATGGGCGCAGCAGGTGTGAATCCGCCGATGACTATTTTGAAAGATATGTCTAGCATTGACCGTATTGAAGTCCAACGTGGTGCAGGCTCTACATTGTATGGTTCCGGTGCCATCGGTGGTGTAGTAAACGTAATCACTGCAAAACCTGAGCAAGTGGTACAAACTAAACTTCGTGTGATGGGAGGCAGCAATGATTTAGAACAATACGCTATTACAAACGAAGGTAGCAAAAAAGATTGGTACTGGCGTGTAGGCGTACAAAAAGATATCATTGGCTCCTACAAAGATGGTCATGGCGTGCGCATTCCTCAACATGGCAACAGCCATACTGCATCCTTCATGGTGGGCAATACAATCAATGATAAGAACGATGTAAAAATATCTTACGACACATATCGTGGTGATGTAATGTACTCCGACCATTTGGGTGCCCTTAATCACATTCGTTATGGTAATGAAGCAAATGACTCCTTACGCGCTATTTGGAACAACAAAATCAGCAATCGTTGGAGCCATCAATTATACTTGATGAACAATCACTATAAAACAACATACGATGGGTACTTAACAGATGTGAAGACTCGTGGTATTGGGGATCAAATTACGTATAAAGCGAAAGACCATACTGTAGTAGGCGGCTTCGACTGGCGTCAAGATAAAGTGGTTAACATGGGTGGCGTGAAGCTTACGAATGCGTCTTACTTCATTCAAGATGAATGGAAATTCGCTCCTAAGTGGACTGTAACGCCTGGTATCCGTGTAGACCATCATTCTGCTTTCGGTACACATACATCTCCATCCATCAGCCTTGGCTATGATGTAAATGAGAAGACAAATGTGTATGCTGCGTATAAAGAGTACTTCTTGGCACCTACACCATACCAATTATTTGATGGTTTCAATGGCAACCGCAACTTGAAACCTGAAACAGGTCATGAATTTGATTTAGGTGTACACCATAAATTCGGTAAAACTTGGAATGGTAATCTCAGCTTCTTTAGCCGTAGTACAAAGGATAAGATCGGTTGGGTTATGACTGATCCGGCAAACTTCACAGGTCAATATCGCAATTTTGACACTGAAAAAGCTCGTGGCATCAATGCGGATGTGCGTAAACAGTTGACTAATCACTTGTCCGCACGTCTTGGCTATACGTATACTCATATCGATGCAACACCAACTCGCAAAGCAAACCGTGATGGATATGTACCAAAACATGCTGTTAACGCAGGCCTTGATTACAACGATGCTAAATGGGATGCTCATTTGGATATTCGTGGTATTATCAATCGTCCTGGTACAGCAGATAATGTATTTCCACGTAAAACATACTGGTTGGCTGATATCAGCGCTAACTATCGCGTACGCGAAAATGTTACTGTATTTGGTCGTATCAATAATATCTTTGATACATACTATGCGGAACAATCTAGCGTTCGTTGGGGTAACCCTGGTGACTGGTGGCCAGGTCAAGGTCGCAACTTCCGTCTAGGTGTAGAAGTGACTATCTAA
- a CDS encoding electron transfer flavoprotein subunit beta/FixA family protein yields MELLVCIKQVPDTSEIKLDPETNNLIRTGLPSIVNPYDMHALEAALAVKDQYEGSRVTVVTMGPPQAEAALRECLSLGADDAVLITDRAFGGADTLATSYTIASAIRHIQRTMNREFQMIFCGKQAIDGDTAQVGPQIAEELGMAQATYACELSVDQAAQKAIVKREHENGYEIVEVPLPLLVTATAELNEPRQPGLWSSIYAKRYEISHITLRDMPNIDESRIGLNGSPTRVRKVYQPPLRGKVEMLSSVEEGAKKVLELAYNIKPEKFSHLLVPSEELVEEPVDTNDEGVDVKDPVQRAATVESVSSSEFKILAAVKGEEGSKGGDR; encoded by the coding sequence ATGGAGTTATTAGTATGTATCAAACAGGTTCCAGATACATCTGAGATTAAGCTGGATCCGGAAACGAATAATCTCATTCGCACAGGTCTGCCTAGTATTGTAAACCCTTACGATATGCATGCGTTAGAGGCAGCTCTTGCGGTAAAAGACCAATATGAAGGTAGTCGTGTAACCGTTGTCACTATGGGGCCTCCTCAAGCCGAGGCGGCACTTCGCGAGTGTTTATCCCTCGGTGCAGACGATGCGGTGCTCATTACAGACCGTGCTTTCGGTGGTGCTGATACATTGGCTACAAGCTATACGATTGCCTCTGCCATTCGTCATATTCAACGTACCATGAATCGCGAGTTCCAAATGATTTTCTGCGGCAAGCAGGCTATCGATGGGGATACGGCGCAAGTAGGTCCTCAAATTGCGGAGGAACTAGGCATGGCGCAAGCTACCTATGCTTGTGAATTATCTGTAGACCAAGCAGCTCAAAAAGCGATTGTAAAACGAGAACATGAAAATGGTTACGAAATTGTGGAAGTTCCTTTACCACTATTGGTAACAGCTACGGCTGAACTCAATGAGCCTCGTCAACCAGGGCTCTGGAGCTCTATTTACGCGAAACGTTATGAAATTTCTCATATTACATTGCGTGATATGCCTAATATTGATGAAAGCCGGATCGGGCTTAATGGCTCTCCTACGCGCGTTCGTAAGGTATATCAACCGCCGCTTCGAGGCAAGGTAGAAATGCTTTCATCCGTGGAAGAAGGGGCTAAAAAGGTTCTTGAATTAGCTTATAATATCAAGCCAGAAAAGTTTTCTCATCTATTAGTGCCTAGCGAAGAACTGGTTGAAGAGCCTGTAGATACCAATGATGAGGGCGTAGATGTAAAAGATCCTGTGCAGCGGGCTGCCACTGTTGAAAGTGTATCCTCCAGTGAGTTTAAGATTTTAGCAGCTGTTAAAGGTGAAGAAGGTTCCAAAGGAGGTGATCGATAA
- a CDS encoding ferredoxin family protein, translated as MKLEERLGANKYYVDETSPHIIVDGAGFSLEEKMKLVNGCPAGLYTLQENGDLAFDFAGCLECGTCRVLCGETIVKTWKYPRNAKGVEFRQG; from the coding sequence ATGAAATTAGAAGAGCGCTTGGGCGCCAATAAATACTATGTAGATGAAACGTCTCCTCATATCATTGTGGATGGCGCCGGCTTTAGCTTGGAAGAGAAAATGAAACTCGTAAACGGCTGTCCTGCCGGTCTATATACATTACAAGAAAATGGTGATTTAGCCTTTGATTTCGCTGGGTGTCTTGAGTGCGGCACCTGCCGTGTTCTCTGTGGTGAAACAATCGTAAAAACTTGGAAATATCCGCGTAACGCTAAGGGCGTAGAATTTAGACAGGGGTGA